The stretch of DNA AAGGCCAATAAAGTTTAATGgtccccagcacacagcaaaaaggacaaaaaccacaaacataGTCAAGAAGTTTCGGATGTCCGTTGCCCTGAGTTTCTGCTTGCAGTCTTGTCTCACCCGGTGTTTGACTTGAATCACCAAAATCCAGATCCGTAGGTAGCAAAATGTCACGACAGAGAGTGGGACGATGAAGTGAACCACCACCACAGTGATGGTGTACGATGTGCTCACTGTCTGGGCAAAGGTGCAGGAGTAAATCCGGGGATCGTACTGCAAGGAGCCAACAAAGAAGTTCGGCACAATTGCAACCACTGTGAGTATCCAGGTCAGGCAGAGATAGCAGCAGGTGTTCTTCAGGTTGAAGAGCTTATCGTATCGAAGGCTGTGGCAGATGTAGCAGTAGCGGTTGATTGCGATCGCCGTGATGTTGAAAATGGACCCGATGACACTTAAGCCCATCAGGAACCCACTTATCTGGCAGTGGACATTTCCCATGGTCCATCCATTGTGGAAGATGGCACTTAAGATCAGAGGGTACGGATAAACTGCAACCACAAGGTCTGCAACGGACAAGCTGACAACAAAGATGTTACCTACAAAAAAGAAGAGATCAGGAGAGGTTAGTGTAGGTCCAGATGGACAACTCAAAACTCATCTTTAGGCTTAAGCCTTCTGATGGGCTTCACTCTACTCTCCACTTGGAATTTGAAACCCTAGAAAATAAGACTTCGCTCTACTAGTAACAACTGACCTGCATCTTCCTTCTTAGGAATAGTCTGCACTAGAAGTGTTACCCTTTGGAAGTCAGGTACCTGTGGTCCTCTAAGTTGTGTAGGAGAGAAGGATTCTGTTCTCCTTGTTGATCAGCCAGCCTGATTCTCTGACCATCACTGGCCAAAGGAGTATGGCAGGCAGGTTATGTTTTCAGTGGTTTATTCATTTCACTGACAGCAGTTGCAAAGGAAAggtctcttttgtttttttgcatcTAAGCAGGTATGCATTCACCAGAATTTCTGTACTGTTCATGCTAAGGATTGTGTGTTCTTCAAGGAACAATGGTGCAGTCAGCCTTGATGTGCTTATCTTATTTGGTGTATTTTCCTGTTCATTTAATGTTAAAGTTGTCCAGTTCAATATGGAAGGTCAGTCACTTCTTCACTATCTGGTCCTAGGCAGAGAATGTGATTAATAAGCTGCAGTGAGCCATCTCTGCAGAGTATGTGCTGCAGGTTGTTAATTTAGGCTCTACAACAGACAGTTCAGGGTCTCTGCaagtataaaataatttaagccTTATTGGATTGAAAATGTTGCATTGTGTGGGACAACACCTTCCAGTTCCATTGTGAGGAGCAGCCTCCAATGACCTGGGTGACTACAGACCTTCTAACAGTACTTGCTGCTCATTTCATGAAACTGGTGTATTTTCAGGGAGGCAAAAAGCCTTTCTGTTCAGTTTACCAGTCAGCATAGAGGATTGCACTAAGGAAAGGACCCTGAGGTCTTTTGGGAACCAGTGTAACTACAGGACTAGCTATAACGTTGAAAAGGACATCTGTCAATACTCAGCATTTTGATGAGTATCATTTCAGCAGGAGCTCAACACTTCAGTTAGAGGACAGCACACTAGAAAAAGTAGTTGGTTTTCCTAACTCTGCAACTTTTAGGTGTATCTGCAGCTGTGTGAAGGAAGATATTACTAGATAGCAGAAATATATAGACATAGAGACACATTTAAGGTGTGAGCACCTGTGCCCCTATGGGATACAGGTAACATCCCACCCAACTGATCACACCTGCATCTTCTCTTCAAACGCTCATATCCTGTTGTCTAGTGGAGCAGATATatagtttttaaattactaaaaaGAGGTATTTTTATATAGTATCCCTGAAAGGACTCTCTTGCATCTTGATTCAACCAGGTCACAGGCTTTTGCACTTGGAAAAGACATCCAAGGGCTGTTGGAAAGCATTGCAGGAAGAATTGCCATTGCAGTTGGGTCATGGCTATGTTTGTGCCAACAAAAACTATCAAGACAAGTCAACAGCTCATATCAAGCCACTTCATGCTGACCAGAAAGCAGTCCAGACTGGAGAATAGCCCCTGGCAGTGTGGAGCTGAGGTAGCTGACACagactgtaatttaaaaataagtattagCAGAGGTCATGTGAAGTGCTAAAATCTTTTTAGGGAGAAATTTTACATGCACAGGTTTACCACAGCCCACAGCTTCTGTGTCTGCAGGGCCTCAGTGCTGCTTTCTTGCTGATTTAATAACTTACTGAGAGCCTTTTAAAATCCAGTTACTGAACCTGGTCCCCTATACAGTTAATTTCATTTATGCCCGTTGTCAAGGGCAAAACCAACTGTGGCCAGGTTTAGTGATGTTGCAGGCACCCCAGAGCGAAATGCTCTTCTGCAGAAAAACTTTTATTCACTTGAACAAAAATATGCACTGCAACAAAGAAAATGTGCCCCCAAGCAACAGAATTTCCTTTTGGAAACCTTTTCTAAAACACTTTTCAACAGAGTgaaacagagacagagaaatatCAGCAATCCAATTTAGGAGACAGACTCCACTAACTGGACCACAACTCTCCCTCTTCACCAGACCTGTCCTACTTGGATACACATTTATACACAGGTGGCCAGAAAGCAATTCTCTGCCTTTTCTGGGCATAAAAGAGACACATGCAACATCCACTTCTGAACTAGGCAGAGCAGAACAAAGCTGAATATTCCCTACTTAAAACACCACATCTGTGGATTAAATCCAAAGCTTAGAAAAATAATAGGGAAAATTATTAGTCTCACTTCACTGCCAGCTGCTGGAAGAAATAAGCCATTTCTGCTGGTCTTTCTTAATCAACTTGAATATTTGAAAGGAAGTAAagatacaaggaaaaaaatctatagaAACAATATCCACAGGATGAACTTCAACGAGCACAGTACTGTGTGTATTATTTTGATACAACTTCatttcagggagaaaatgagATAGTTTTATGAAGAAAAGAATAATATCCTCCACTCAGGGAGCAAACCTGCCTCCCCTACTCTGTACCTTCAACTGTGCAGTCTCACCTCTCCTACCCACCAGTAGATCTATGCCTGTGCAGGGTGATGGGTGCCTGGAAATACAGCCAGAAAGGTTCACTCAGTACTAtttcatgaaaacaaattaatccACCAGTTTATGTGGGGATGCACTCAACTCCATCCTTTTCTTCTGGTGAGATGAATGGGCAAGTCAGACCCATGAAACAGCCACTCACAGGTCAGTTCTGGAAATCAGTGCATTTTTAATGGCTGAGTAATGAAAACAGGGGGCACATTGCATGCTACCAAAGCAGAACAAGCCCTTTGAAGTGTGAGAACTGACTATTGGCTAATTATTAAAATAGGAGTAATTTGAGTTAAACATTGTTTTAGCCTTGCAGTCCTTGGTTACTATGAGACTACCATGTGCTGAGACCCACACCAACATCTTGTGTCCTTCCCTCTGTAGGATGAGGTTGAACCCTCCTTCCCCAAAACACTGCAGAATGGGAAGCCATCTAATATGTGGCTTTTAGGAAAGGTAAAGAGCAGTCTCCTGCACTGATCTTcattactgggtttttttttcacattttcccaCTATAAAACAAAGGAGTCCAGCCCATAAATAATACCAGCAGGACTTTATCTGCAATTTAAATTTATCTTCTTCTGCAACACTATTTTCCGAtgtatctttttctctttgttggCATATGGCTATTTTTCCTTATTAGCTTTCACATTTTCCgtcccttttaaaatttctgcttaGTATAAACTGGCTCGTGTTACTGCGCTCCATCCCTCAGTTACAGAGTCATACATGAAGAGGCAGGAATGGTGGAGAAAGGCAAGTGTAACACTGGTAATATAGACTTGTCcacattttcagagaaattataAATTCTTTTACATTACAGAAGTCCAACACAAAGCTACAGATTATAGAGGTACAATACACTGTTCACAGTGTAATCCACAAGTGtttagggaaaataaaaacagctccAAACAACCTGaagccccagctgcagagcagattATAGGCATGTGCAAGTGATGCAAAAAGGAATTGAACCCAGAACATCTTGTGCCCTAGCACTTCTTTGAGTTCCCCCTCTGCTCCTATAAATCTATTTCTGTGCACTCCAGCAGTCTGCTCCTGTACTCCAGCAGTTCCCTGGCCCTATCTCTCATTCTGCCTGGATTATCCAACAACACAGGTTATTTGAGGACTTATTGTCAAGCCCTGGTTCTAGGAAATTCACTCTCAATGAATTCTGCAAATCAATAAACGACATACGCAAAAGTCTTCATTGGCAGACTGCCACAACAGCACCTGACTTTCATCCAAACAGGTATCGCTCTACAGAGATTAACTGAGCATCACTGTACAAACACCAGGGTCACTGGCACTGCCTGCCTCAAGAGGCTGTTGGAAAGCCCCTGGTGTCCAAGCTCCAGTTGCACAGATCCAGCCTCTCGCTACTTTTCCCgcacagcagctgtgtgctgtCCTTTGCAGGCTGTGGTTTACATACCCTGAACCCAGAACCAAAGTTAAAAGGTGAGGAGTGGAGAaggagataaaatatttttctgaaagttgTCACTTTTTGTACATCTCAAAATGTCCAAAACACCCAAACCTCTTGGTATTTTTGTTATTCATGTGAAGATCTTTTACGTTCCTTGCTGAAGTATTACAGAACTACAAAACTGTTTCCTTCAGGTGAACAACATAGAGATGCTCAATGAAACATTAAGTTAGCATTGTACCTGTACACCCAGTGCTGAAACCAAATTGTCCTGAGTGACAGGATTTGCACCAAAGCACAAACACTGTTGTGTTCATCAACTTCTGCTCACCTGGAACAGAAGGTTCCAAGTGAGCCTGCTGTCcaggctgctgcttcctcccatCCTCTGTGCAGGGATTCGAGTTGCTCCCAAATAGACAGCGCCAACACAGCATTTTGaggcaaacaaaaccacacacaacAGTTTCAAAGGCAGCAAGTAAGAAGCTGACCCATGAGCACAATGGAGGAGTGCCATGGGGCTCACTGCATGACCAGTCACTTTGCTGTTCCAACCTCTTCCCAGCACTCAGATCAGATGCTGGTGTCTGTCCAGCTTCTGCCAGGTTAACTGACAGCTACAGAAAACCAAGTCTAAACATTTCTATTGATAAAAATGTGCTAAGATACACAATAACAGattacagaatcagagaataaactaggttggaaaagacctttaagatcatcctAGTCCAAGCTATGACCTAACACCTCCTCATcaaaaccatggcactgagtgccacatccagtcttaTTTTcaacatctccagggatggtgactccaccacctccctgggcagaccattccagcaCACAATCACACTTTCAATGAcgaatttatttttaatatctaacctaaacctcccttggtgcagcttaagactgtgtcccCTCATTTTGTCAGTGCtacctggagaaagagaccaaccccacctgactacaaacacctttctgggagctgtagagagtgatgaggtcacctctgagtctccttttctccaggctgaacaagcccagctccctcagccattcctcacagggtttgtgttccaagcccctcctCAGCCTTGTTAtctcctctggacacactcaGGTGTCTCAAGATCCTTCCAAAACTgaggggacagaactggacacagcactcaaagTGCAGACCCAGcgctgagtacaggggaagaattacttccctggccctgctgtctACACTActcctgatccaggccaggatgccactggcctttTTGGCCACCTATGCACACTGCTAGCTCATGTTCAATTGGTTTTCCagtacccccaggtccctttctaCCTGGACATtgtccagccactctgtccccagcctgtagtgctgcagggggttattgtggccaaagtGGCACTTGGCACTTGGACTTATTAAACTTCATGTTATTGGATTCAGCCAGTCTAttcagcctgtccaggtccctttGAAGAGTCCTCCTCTCCTCCAACAGATTGACAGATGCTCCCAGTTTGGTGTGTCTGCAAATTTACTGATAGTGGACTCAATCCCCCCCTCCAGAGCATCAATGAATATATTACACAAAATGCTGAAAGCTTATTGATGTAACTGGTATGTTTGCAGTAACTTCTTGCTACTATAATTTACTGCAAACCACATAATAAATAGAATCTTAAACTTTGGGTTTGTTCATTCAGGTTTTATGAAAAAATCAACACACTTGGGTCTTACAGATAAATGGGATTTAAGACACACATCAAGCTTAGAGACATACATATAATGAGGTGCAGTAAACAATTTAACAGGTCATGACTGCAAACCGAGCCTCTGATGACCACTTATCATAATCTAAATACTCTCTGTTTAACCTTACAAAGCTTATGCTcactgcaaaacagaaacaaaatgtaCTATCTGatccaagcaaaaaaataaagtcatgaAAAGCTTTATTCAGCATGTAACAAGACTCTTTATTAGTTGTGATTTTAGCCTCTTTTTCCTGCTTGCCACTTGCTGATTGCTTGTATGTCACTATCCACCATCCTGCAGATGTGAAGTGTGTGCTCAGTTCTGCAAATTAAGTGGCAGTTCATAGAAAATGCTTAGAAacacaattttcttctttttatgaCATAAAGATACCACTGAGCATGTGCAATCATACTGATCATGCACTACTGTAATTAAGTGGATGACCATGCTGTGGTGTTGAGGGATGCTGGGCCTACAGCCCTCACTCTGACAAGCATTTTTTATGTCACAAACTCTAGAGGGTCATTCCTGGGGTAGACAGTATTTACCCCATCAAAGTGCATTAAGAATCATCCTTCTGTAGGGGAGTGTGACTCATTGCACTGATCCTTACAAACTCCTGGCTTCCAGGACAGTATGACCACCACACACAATGACACAATGACAGAGGAATCCCTGCTGCCATCTCTTTTCACCATTCCGATAAGCATCTGGTGTGCCTACATGACAGCCCAGTGTATGCTTACCCATTTTGACAACTGAAAATGTTTGACAGGGGAGCACAAGTGGAAATCAGCAAAATTCTCACTGAGATccaggcaaaaagaaaaaaaaaagaaaaaaaaattgttcaattCATTAATCCATAAATTTtaattcaggattttatttgtgtatttaaGGAGTATGTTCAGAGaggaataaacaaaagaaaggagaaggcaTTCAATTCATTATCTGTTATCATTACTTCATTAGTATGACAGGGATAAAATGTGGTTTCCTGCAGTTAGACAATGCAGTTGGGCTGTCAGCTGCTCTCAAATCCTGACTGCTGCATAAAATGATGCAGAGGGTAATAACAAAAAAGGGCAGGAGGAATTACCAACCGACAGCATTCTTAGGATATAAGATTAGACAACGTGGAAGTATCCAATTTAAGGACATTATAAAAGTcctaaaaaatgcattaaactCCACAATAATTTAACTCCTGAAAGCAGTCCTTTGAGATCTCTCAGCACAACCATGAAGTCAGAAAACAGCAGTATGCTATGGGCTACCAACTATTATCTGGTTTGCTGGCATCATTCCCTATGGGAAGACTGGGCACTTAGAactgccacctcctcctccacctcctcctccacctcctccatcTCCACCTCCATCtccacctccacctcctcctccacctcctccatcacctcctccatcacctcctccatctcctcctccacctcctcctccacctcctcctccacctcctccatcacctcctccatcacctcctcctccacctcctccaccTCCACGAGCCTTCTCATCAGTACATCACTAGAGCTGTGAGAGCTGCCTTCCCTCTGGACCTCTGAGAAAGGCTCgcagaaggaggagaaaaaaccccaaatatttacTGGAGAAGACAGGACCAGACCCATGGAGCTTAAATTACATTTGTTATGCACCATATATTATCTTGGCTGATGGCTAAAGAATTGCTTACATTGCCAGGTGAAGGACTGgattactgtattttatacttttaaGTCATGACTTTCTAATTGTCTTGCTGCCAAAACCATACTTGAGTCATGCTTTCAGCCATTCTAACTGAATGCAGAAAAGAGCAATAGTTGGCAGTGTTCACACCCCAGAGATTCATATCTTTCATTTGGCTAAGATCAGCCAGATtcacagccttagctgagctCAGAAGTTCTATGGAAACAAGCTGGAATTTGGAGAACAGCCCTATTAGCATGATTTCGTATCTTTCCTTAAATCACTTACTTTTACACTGGAAGCAATGCAAATGGGAggatttttctgttgctgttacACAAATGGTATCTGGACATTCACTctcaaatgaataaaaattatttaattatgtcTTCTTCTGAACCCTAAAAAAGTGGTCAGCCCTCTTTTGATACCAATGCAGAGCAACTTCCCCAACTCCAGAATTTCAAATactttataaagaaaaagaagtttttacAGCATCCTAGGTAAACAGTATTTGGCAAGTTTCCAAATGTTCTTACCCATTAATCCTAACACATCCTGCTTACCTTGGGCACTCCTTCCTGAAAAGGTGATCTGAATATAgtataaagaaaggaaaaattatataaagTATTTAATCTACCTTCAACATTTTTCAAGTTTCCTAAATTCCATTTAATGTTCATGTAAGCGCCTTTTAATGActtcttcctctgttttcctGGAAGTTCTGGCCCTTAGCATGAGGGAAAACCACAGTGCTGTAATTCTTAGGGATTTGTAAACTTAGCTCTTGCTAGTGTGATATTTTTCCTGAGTGCAATTATGAATCTGCAAGTAATGGAGGACGAGTAAGGAGTGGTCTTGATCGAGCTCCtaataaatacaaaagaagTGCTAAAAAGTGTCTTTCTGGTTATGAGCCTCATATCTCTGTCATTTCACTGTTATATCCACCAA from Catharus ustulatus isolate bCatUst1 chromosome 14, bCatUst1.pri.v2, whole genome shotgun sequence encodes:
- the GPR50 gene encoding melatonin-related receptor: MERPGSNESCPGCRLEGGPAARAATGLAAVLIFTIVVDVLGNALVILSVLRNKKLRNAGNIFVVSLSVADLVVAVYPYPLILSAIFHNGWTMGNVHCQISGFLMGLSVIGSIFNITAIAINRYCYICHSLRYDKLFNLKNTCCYLCLTWILTVVAIVPNFFVGSLQYDPRIYSCTFAQTVSTSYTITVVVVHFIVPLSVVTFCYLRIWILVIQVKHRVRQDCKQKLRATDIRNFLTMFVVFVLFAVCWGPLNFIGLAVSINPSKVQPHIPEWLFVLSYFMAYFNSCLNAVIYGLLNQNFRKEYKRILLTLWTPRLLFIDVSKGGTEGIKSKHSPAITTNNNHAEIHL